From the Gordonia bronchialis DSM 43247 genome, one window contains:
- a CDS encoding GntR family transcriptional regulator, with protein MTDDSETGALLTQSVLRRLRDEIFEGILPPGTALSVPGLAARLEVSRSPVREAVQQLVTDGLAVYTPRAGAKVAVLDDEMLRHVFEVREVLDGLAARQATAQVTLAELAELWEHVREQERLLDAEPDHRRDADIDLAFHTAVRSLSGNKPLCDALLKLDTQSHLYRSHMWSHDVTRRLAVTEHRRIVAALEAGDADEAERAAKAHAAGVLVRLMRT; from the coding sequence ATGACCGACGACAGCGAGACCGGTGCGCTGCTGACGCAGTCGGTGCTGCGCCGGCTGCGCGACGAGATCTTCGAGGGAATCCTGCCGCCGGGCACGGCCCTGTCGGTGCCCGGCCTGGCGGCGCGACTCGAGGTGTCGCGCAGCCCCGTCCGGGAGGCGGTCCAGCAACTGGTGACCGACGGTCTGGCCGTGTACACGCCGCGGGCCGGCGCCAAGGTCGCGGTGCTCGACGACGAGATGCTGCGGCACGTCTTCGAGGTCCGGGAGGTGCTCGACGGACTCGCCGCCCGGCAGGCGACCGCGCAGGTGACCCTCGCCGAGCTGGCGGAATTGTGGGAGCACGTCCGCGAGCAGGAACGCCTGCTCGACGCGGAGCCCGATCATCGGCGCGACGCCGATATCGACCTCGCCTTCCACACCGCGGTGCGGTCGCTGTCGGGGAACAAACCGCTGTGCGACGCCCTGCTGAAGCTAGACACCCAGTCGCATCTCTACCGATCGCACATGTGGTCCCACGATGTGACCCGACGACTCGCCGTCACCGAGCACCGTCGGATCGTCGCCGCGCTGGAGGCCGGTGACGCCGACGAGGCCGAACGGGCCGCGAAGGCCCATGCCGCCGGGGTGCTCGTACGGTTGATGCGAACCTGA
- the arr gene encoding NAD(+)--rifampin ADP-ribosyltransferase: protein MDAPKPFEVYETGQLLHGTKADLGVGDLLVPGRESNFETGRIINHVYVTRTLDAATWGAEMAKGEGRGRIYIVEPLGEIEDDPNVTDKKFPGNPTRSYRTREPVRVVGEVTDWVGHAPEQIAAMRDGLADLTRRGEAVIYD, encoded by the coding sequence ATGGACGCACCGAAACCTTTTGAGGTCTACGAGACCGGACAGCTCCTGCACGGCACGAAAGCCGATCTGGGCGTGGGTGATCTGCTGGTGCCGGGCCGCGAATCCAACTTCGAGACCGGGCGGATCATCAACCACGTGTACGTGACACGGACGCTCGACGCGGCGACGTGGGGCGCCGAGATGGCCAAGGGCGAGGGCCGCGGCCGCATCTACATCGTCGAACCGCTCGGCGAGATCGAGGACGACCCAAACGTCACCGACAAGAAGTTTCCCGGCAATCCGACCCGGTCATACCGCACGCGCGAGCCGGTGCGGGTCGTCGGCGAGGTCACGGACTGGGTGGGGCATGCCCCGGAGCAGATCGCAGCCATGCGTGACGGGCTGGCCGACCTGACACGCCGTGGCGAGGCCGTCATCTACGACTGA